A window of Yoonia sp. SS1-5 genomic DNA:
CATCCCATAATTCTTCAAAAACTTTACGCCGGAAGCTTTTGCTTTTCTTGCGCTTTTGCGGCTTTCGGTAAGATTGTGCAGGATAGTGCCGGGCAGGCGGACGGTGTGCCTTTGTCCGTTTTGCATGGTCAGCCGCAGGGGCGCCATGCGGGGCAATCGGTAACATTTTCAGGGCATGAAGCGGCGCACCGCAGTTACTGCAGGTCAGTTCGTGGCGCTCTTTCCCGCGTAGAACCAGCGCAGCCCTGGTGCCGCAATAGCAGCAGGTCGCAATTTTCGTAGCAGCCATATCGTGCCCCTTTTTAGTCGGCCTTGACTGCATATAGGGCCACCGCGGCCGCATTTGAAACGTTCAGCGATCCAAAAGCAGCTGCTGCGTCAATCCGCACCAGCGCGCTGCAGGTGTCCTTTGTCTTTTCGCGCAAGCCTGGCCCTTCGGCGCCCAACACCAATGCGATGGCATGATCCCGCTTGTCGCCGGTTGCCTCGGCGATGGTCTGATCGGCCGTTCCGTCAAGCCCCAGAACCAGATAGCCCATGGATTTCAAGGCCTCAATTGCATCTGCCAGATTGCGCACCCGCAGATAGGGCTGGCGTTCCAATGCACCGCTGGCCGTCTTGGCCAGCGCGCCTGTCTCGGGGGCAGAATGCCGCTGCACCGCAATCACGGCCCGCGCGCCAAACACCTCGGCAGAGCGCAGGATTGCACCCACATTATGCGGGTCCGTGACCCGATCCAGCAGCACAAGGCGTGGCGGGTTCGGCCCGTCGCCCAGAGCGAGGTCTTCAAGACTGCCCCATTGCAGCGGTTTCACCTCAAGTGCGGCACCCTGATGAACCGATTGCGGATCAAGCGGTGCCGCAAATTTGCGTGGATCAGAGATTTCAGGGGTGATCCCGGCGGTGTCCACGACATCCCCCAGTCGCTCAAGCGCGTTGCGGGTCACGACAAGCCGCAACTTGACCCGGTTGGGGTTGGATAAGGCGTCGCGCACCGCATGCAGACCAAAGAGCCACACCGTCTCATTGGCTGCAGCCCGTTTGCCCTGTTCCTTGGCGATCACCCATTTTGGTTTTTTCATCAAGGTTTCCTTTCGGCGAAGATGCGCAATGCGTCTGCGACACCCGCCGCGACCGGTCCGGCGATATCGCAAAGCGGGTGTCTGCACCAGACCCGCCAGCCTGTCTTGCGCCGCAATGCGCGGTATCGGCGCACGGCGGATAGCCCGTCATATTGATAAAACGGCGATGCTGCAAAATGTGGGGTGTTTTGAGGTTGACGCTCAGCAGAGCGGCGGGTAATCAGCCCGCCAGTGGGCGACAGGCCGCAAGGTGTGGCAGGGGACTGTAACTCCCTCGCGGAGACGCACGCCTGGTTCGATTCCAGGGTCGCCCACCATTCTCTCCATAGCGTTGATTTTCCCTGTGCTGCACAGCACCCCGATCAAGCATGTCTGAATTGGATGGAAAATTCTGCAATTCAGGCAAAATGAGTGTGAAGAAGATCAAGCAAAATTGGCCGCTCAGTGCGACGCACTTGATCAATCAGCGCATAGGTCTTCGATCACTCTCTACAAAGCCAGGTTGATCGGACGCCACAGGTCTGTTTGGAAGCCCCCCAAGGCCGGCGCCGATGTCTGTTGCTGTCCGCGGCCGGAAAACCCTGCGTTTCAAATAAAAAACGGCCATGCCCGGGAGGAGGTGGACATGACCGTTCTTATTGATCAGCGCCCGCCTGCGTCTCGGGAGGAGAAGAGCGGGGCGCTTCCTCGCAACCATTGCTCGGGAGGAGGTGAGCGCCGGTCGCGGTATCATCGGTTCCACCCGGGAGGAGGTGGGTGGTCCCGAAACCTTTTGTGAAAGTGGCGACATCCGGGAGGAGGTGGATGTCGCCACCTTATTGGCGACCCCTTGCTCAGGGAGGAGGAGAGAGCGTCGGGGTCTTTTCAGGTCTGCCATTCTGGGAGGAGGGGCAGATCCGATCCGTTGAATTAGTTGCCGTATGCGGCTTCGTATGCGACCGTCTTGATCTGCGACCGGTGCAGGCCCAGATCAGCCAGATCGCGGCTGGACAACGCCGACAGCTCGGTCAGCGTGGTTTTGTAGATTTTGCGCTTTGCAGTGGCCTCGGCCAGATTGGCCCGGAAGTTTGCAAAACGGTCGCCAAGGCTTAGGCTGGCGTTGCGTGTGTCTGTGATGAATGCCATCGTTTTATCTTTCGTCTACTCGTGTATCGGTGTTTCCCCACCGCTTGTGACCAATATGTAGGTGGATGCTGCGGTTGCACAATAACGTTTACGTCAATGCTGCTATGCAGAAAATGCATAAGCGGTGCTGACCTTTCGTTATGATTTTGTCGCAATTGCGGGCACAGCGCCGCATGCCCTTGCGGTTTGCCCAAAACCCGCCCAAAACTGCCTGAAAATCAGACCTTTTGAAAACCGGAGCCTGCACCATGTCCATTTCGCGCGATGAAATATTGGACGCCTTGTCCCGACTCACACTGCCGGGTGGGACGGATCTGGTATCAGCCGACATGATCCGCGCGCTGGCCGTTGACGGGGGCGATGTGCGGTTTGTCATCGAAGCGCCCGATCCAGACACGGCCGCCAAGATGGAAGGGGTGCGATCAGCGGCCGAGCAATTGATCCGCGGGCTTGATGGTGTGGGCAGCGTCTCGGTCATCTTGACCGCACATGGGCCAGCCGCAAAGCCGCAGGCGCCGCCATCGCTGAAAGTCGGGCGCCATCCGACACCACAGGCGGGCCCGTCCAAACCGACAGGTGTTGACAGAATCCTGGCCATCGGATCCGGTAAAGGCGGGGTCGGGAAATCGACCGTTTCCTCAAACCTGGCAGTTGCTTTGGCCAAAGAGGGCCGCCGCGTCGGGTTGCTGGATGCTGATATCTACGGGCCGTCGCAGCCGCGGATGATGGGGGTGAACAAGCGCCCCGGCTCGCCCGACGGTAAAACGATCATTCCGTTGCAAGCCCATGGGGTGACGATGATGTCCATCGGGCTGATGATGGAAGAGGGCAAGGCCGTCGTCTGGCGTGGCCCGATGTTGATGGGGGCGTTGCAGCAGATGCTGGGCCAGGTCCAATGGGGTGAGCTGGATGTGCTGATCGTTGATCTGCCGCCGGGGACGGGGGATGTGCAACTGACCCTGTGTCAGAAAACCGACCTGACAGGCGCCATTGTCGTCAGCACGCCGCAGGATGTGGCCTTGATTGATGCGCGCAAAGCGATTGACATGTTCAACAACCTGCGCACGCCCGTATTGGGCCTGATCGAGAATATGTCGACCTTTGTCTGCCCGACCTGCGGGACGGAAGCGCATATCTTTGGCCATGGCGGCGTGGCCGCCGAGGCGGAAAAGATCGGCGCACCTTTCCTTGGGGCACTGCCGATTGACCTTGATACCCGTCTTGCGGGCGACAGCGGTACGCCTGTTGCTGCCGGTGATGGCCCAATGGCCGACGCCTACCGGCAATTGGCCCGGCGGTTTATCGACGGCGGGATGGCGTGACTATCCGTCTTGCCACTGATGCAGATTTTGACGCGCTCTGGCCGCTGCTGCGCGCGACGTTCAGGGCTGGCGACACCTATGCCGTTGACCCGCAGATCAGTCGCGAGGCCGCCTTTGACTATTGGATGACCCAACCGGCGGCCACCTATGTCGCCGAGGGGCCGGATGGAATTGCCGGCACATATTATATCAGAACCAACCAACCGGGCGGCGGGGCGCATATCTGCAATTGCGGATATATCGTGGCCGAGGCCGCGCGCGGGCAGGGGTTGGCGGCGCAGATGTGTATCACAAGCCAGCAGCAGGCGGCCGCCCTCGGCTATCAGGCGATGCAGTTCAATTTTGTATTGGCGAGCAATGCAGGTGCGGTGCGTCTGTGGCACAGGCTTGGGTTTGATACTGTCGGGACCATTCCAGCGGCGTTCAACCACCCGCAAGCGGGTATGGTTGATGCATTTGTCATGTATAAGCGGCTGGATGGCTGACGATGCCGGTTATGGCGACCCTGCCGCTATTGTTCTGCAAGATAGTCGGCAGAGACGTAGCCGGTGACCTGTGGCGCATCTGCCAGGGACACCTGACACCATAACTGACCGACTTCTGTGACGCAGGTGCGGCGGTTCAACACGGTGCCATCCGGCAGACCCATGATAATGCCAAAGCCCAGCCCGGGGCCTGACCGCAGTTTGAGCAGTTCATCAGGTCCAGTGCCTGTGACGACGGTGCGATCCGTACCCAGAGTGCTACATCCGGCGATCAGTAAGAAGGCAAGAAGTGTCGGAAATGTATTGCGGCGCATGGTCTGCTCATTTTTTTGGTTTTGCCGAACATAGACCGGCGCGGGGCGAATGCCTAGGGTCCTGACCCTAGTGCCCCGCTGTTCGGCAGTACCGCCGCCACCCACAGTCAGAATGCGTATGGGAATTTATGGAATTAAGTACGATCCCGAATCATTATTACGTGATTCACGCTCTCTCTACGGGTCAAACCTGAGCGGATGAGCCCATTTTATGATCGCAATGACGAAGGTATCGACGAAAATGGGAATTTATGGAAGGCCAATCTTGCGGGGCCAATTTTCCTATATGTTGTGTTTATAGACCAGTGAACCACTACAATTGCTACAATTTTGCGGTGTTGGACCCTATATGTTGTTTTTCAGCAGTCCCAAAAACACCATGTAGTACCATGAATTCCCAAATAGTTGTTGATTGGTGATCCGACTGGTGGCACAACAGTCCCACGGTAACGACGGAACGACTTCAAACGGGGCATCTTAAGAACCCCAACCGGCAAAAGCAGGTTTCATACAGGCTTCGTCATTACCCAACCAGATCCGGCGCGTGAGCGAGCAGACATCCCCCCAGGTGGCACGCGCGATCGGACTTTCCCCGCAAGGGGCGGAGACGGCGGATTGATCAGTGGCAGCAGATCAATCCGCCGTTTTCACATCTAAAGCCCGGGGTGAATGAGTGAGGACCGAGGGACAGTGGTTCTGAGTTTTACAGGCGAACACACCTTGAAGGTGGACGGTAAGGGACGCATGTCGATCCCTGCCGATTTTCGTCGTGTGCTTGAAGCCGGTGACCCCGAATGGACCCCCGGTTTGTCGCCTCGCCTTTACCTGC
This region includes:
- the rlmB gene encoding 23S rRNA (guanosine(2251)-2'-O)-methyltransferase RlmB is translated as MKKPKWVIAKEQGKRAAANETVWLFGLHAVRDALSNPNRVKLRLVVTRNALERLGDVVDTAGITPEISDPRKFAAPLDPQSVHQGAALEVKPLQWGSLEDLALGDGPNPPRLVLLDRVTDPHNVGAILRSAEVFGARAVIAVQRHSAPETGALAKTASGALERQPYLRVRNLADAIEALKSMGYLVLGLDGTADQTIAEATGDKRDHAIALVLGAEGPGLREKTKDTCSALVRIDAAAAFGSLNVSNAAAVALYAVKAD
- a CDS encoding DUF1127 domain-containing protein; this encodes MAFITDTRNASLSLGDRFANFRANLAEATAKRKIYKTTLTELSALSSRDLADLGLHRSQIKTVAYEAAYGN
- a CDS encoding Mrp/NBP35 family ATP-binding protein, translated to MSISRDEILDALSRLTLPGGTDLVSADMIRALAVDGGDVRFVIEAPDPDTAAKMEGVRSAAEQLIRGLDGVGSVSVILTAHGPAAKPQAPPSLKVGRHPTPQAGPSKPTGVDRILAIGSGKGGVGKSTVSSNLAVALAKEGRRVGLLDADIYGPSQPRMMGVNKRPGSPDGKTIIPLQAHGVTMMSIGLMMEEGKAVVWRGPMLMGALQQMLGQVQWGELDVLIVDLPPGTGDVQLTLCQKTDLTGAIVVSTPQDVALIDARKAIDMFNNLRTPVLGLIENMSTFVCPTCGTEAHIFGHGGVAAEAEKIGAPFLGALPIDLDTRLAGDSGTPVAAGDGPMADAYRQLARRFIDGGMA
- a CDS encoding N-acetyltransferase, encoding MTIRLATDADFDALWPLLRATFRAGDTYAVDPQISREAAFDYWMTQPAATYVAEGPDGIAGTYYIRTNQPGGGAHICNCGYIVAEAARGQGLAAQMCITSQQQAAALGYQAMQFNFVLASNAGAVRLWHRLGFDTVGTIPAAFNHPQAGMVDAFVMYKRLDG
- a CDS encoding SH3 domain-containing protein produces the protein MRRNTFPTLLAFLLIAGCSTLGTDRTVVTGTGPDELLKLRSGPGLGFGIIMGLPDGTVLNRRTCVTEVGQLWCQVSLADAPQVTGYVSADYLAEQ